The Chitinivibrionales bacterium DNA segment CTGCACGTCGAACATCAGCGGATCGCCGGCTGGATCATCGGGATAAAAGGAGAGCGTGCTTGCGATAAGGGAAAGCGAGCCGTTGCCGGCAGGGGAGAACGAGGCATTGGTGTCGCCGGTCAGCATCGCGACGCCGTCGCTTTTTGCAAGCACCGCGCCGGCGCCGGCGGTCCTTATTTTTTCGATCACCTTCTGCCGGTGTAAAAGCGCCCAGTCGAACAGGTCGGCGCAAGATTGTGTCGCATTTTTCCCGGGCGTCAATCTGCAGGTCGCGCTGATCGTCCACGACGAGCCGCAGGCGCCGCAGGCGATCGTGTCGCCCGACGCCGAAAGCGTGTCTTCCGCTCCGCAATGCATGCACGTCCACACGAAACGCTCCAGGCCCTCGGCCAGTCTCCTGCCGGAAAAAATCGCATCGGTGTTTGACGGATCTTTGATGTCGTTATGCTCGATGAACGTCCGCATTTTGTCAAACAATTCGTCATCGGAAAGGGCCTTTATCTGGCCGGGGTCAAGACTTTTATAGGTTACGGTGATGCGACCCTTGCGAATGGAATCGGCCCACCACGGTTTGGTGAGAAAGTTTCCCGCAACGCGGCAGAGCACGAGGCTTGCCCCGGTCCTTCGCACGATTTTCTCTATGCCCCTGTAAATAAGCTGGGTCTCGCCGTCCCAGGTGGTCTGTCCTTCGGGGAAGATGCACACCGGACACCCGTCTGACAAAAGGGAAACGGTCTTCTTTATGGCCTTGAAATCGGACGCGCCTTTCTTTTTGGGAAACGCGCCGATGCTCTTCAGGTACCACCGCGAGACTGCGCCCCGGGTGAACGCCTCGTCGTTGCACATGATGGCGAATGGGTACCTGCTGTAGTACCCGATGATCCACGGGTCGAAGAAGGTTCCGTGGTTCGACACAACGACGAACGGCGGCTTGGGAAAGGGGTCGGAATCCTTTGTCTTGCTAAAATGGAACAGCGGCATGAGGTACCCGCGCACGAAAACGCGGGAGAAGATGTTCCACATGATCCAACGGTATAGGTAAATAAGCCTGTGTTTCATTCAAGGATCCAAAAAAAATCACCACGGAGAAACAAAGGACACCAAGAAGAAAAAAAACCTCTCCTCAGGAAGGCAAAGATGCCTAAAAAATAAGTATCGGTTACTTTGCGTGCTTGGCGAGACAATTTTCCCCTGCGCTCCCTATGCCTCTATGGTGAAATTTTTAAACATTAAACCTAAAGAAAACAATATCCCCGTCTTTAATCACATAGTCTTTTCCCTCAGCCCTTACCTTGCCCGCCGCCCGCAGGGCGGCTTCCGATTTGTAATGCTCCAGCTCCTCCAGCGTGAACACTTCGGCGCGGATGAACCCCTTTTCAAAATCGGAATGAATGATCCCGGCTGCCTTTACGGCGTGGGTGCCTTTTGCTATGGTCCATGCGCGGTTTTCCTTTGGCGTTGCCGTGAAAAACGTCTCAAGGCCGAGCAGCCGGTAAATCGCCTGCGCGAGCAAGGCAAGTCCGGATTTGTCAAGGCCAAGCCCGGCCAGGAACTCCGGCCGCTCCTGCTCGGGAAGGTCGGCGATTTCGGCCTCTATTTTGCCGCAGATGCGCACCATGTCCGCGCCGTTTGCCGCGGCATACTTTCGCAGCGCAGCCGCGTGAGCATTGTCCTTAAGCGCGGCATTTTCATCGACGTTGGCAACGTAGAGAACCGGTTTTGCCGTGAGAAGGTTGAGCTCGGCAAGTGCAATGGATTCTTCCGCGTTCGTGGGCATTTTTCTCGCGGGAACGCCGGCGCCGAGCGAATCGAATGCCTTTTGAAAAACCGCCAGCTGCTCCTTGAGCTCCTTGTCGCCGGATTTTGCGGCTTTTTCCACGCGGGAAATGGCGCGCTCCACCGTTCCCAGGTCGGCGAGCATGAGCTCGGTCTCGACAAGGCCCGCGTCGCGCACCGGATCAATGCCGCCTTCCACGTGCACGATGTTGCTGTCTTCAAAGCAGCGCACCACGTGCACCACGGCATTCACGTTTTTTATGTGGCCGAGAAACTGGTTACCGAGGCCCTCGCCCTTTGACGCGCCCCTCACGAGTCCCGCAATGTCAACGAGCTCCAGAAACGCGGGAACCACTTTTTGCGTGGGACACAGCAGCGTGACGCGGCTGAGCCTGTCGTCGGGCACGGCCACGATGCCCGTGTTCGGCTCGATGGTGGTGAACGGGTAATTCTCCACTTGCGCCCTGCCGCTGCACAGCGCGTTGAACAAGGTGGATTTGCCCACGTTGGGCAGGCCCGCGATGCCCGCGGAAAGTCCCATGAAAATTCCCAGAGTTGATGTGGCCTTAAAGCGCCTTTAAAAATTGTTTTATGATAATGTCATCCCCGCGAAAGCGGGAATCCATCCTCGTATTCCAGAGGAGAAGATGGGCTCCCGCTTTCGCGGGAGTGACAGGTGTCCATAATATTTTTAGAGGTTCTCTTGATTGTGTTCCTAATATAGCATCCGCATGATTCTTTGCTCAATCCTAATATTATTTCCTTGCCCCGCCAGGGCGCTTCGTTCTACATTACAGAATGGATGAAAACGCTTTTGTGGAAATATTACTTCTGGGCCGTGCTGGCGCTCGACCTGGTCTCGTTCATCATGCCGTATGAGCGCCGCGTGTGGGAAATGGTCGACATGGGATTTTTTCTCGTCGCGCTCGCCGGCCTGTTCGGTTTTTGCTGGAAAAAGCAGCTTGTAGCCAGGCTTTTCTGGCGGATTTTCTTCGCGGCTTTTCTCTGCTGGATACCGGTGTATTTTTTCGTGTTCCCGCCCGCTTCCGTGCAGGCGGACATCGGAAAAGCCTCTCCGGTCGCGGTTTTCGCGCTCGCGGCCGTGACCATCGCGTTGCATGTGCCGATGTTCGCGGGATTGTTTTTGTATGGGTTTGGGAGGGGGGAGATTTGGGAAGGGTCGTGTTAAAATGAAGAAATCTTCGCAAGGGATAAAAATAAGGTGAGATGTTTCGCTAATACAAATACTTGAAAAAATAAAGGCCGGTAGGGTTTTCCTAAAGGGTTGTTATCAATTTTGGTCGGAAAGAAGAAATATCGGAGAAGCTCTCTCGCCCAGCTGTTGTTTTTCCTAAATGTCAACTTAATTGCCGCTTTGCATCATTATTTTCCCCTTTTGGCAAACACGCCCATGAAAAAATCGCTGGCGATCCCCCCACGCCTCAAAAGTTCCATTTCGGTTTGAATGCAACGGTCAACAATGCGCATCGCCTCGGGATCATCATCAGTAAAATTTGCGCCGATGTCGTGGAACAGCGGGCACAACACCGGGCCGCCGATCTCCTTCAACTCGAGCGTTTCAAAATGTTTGTTTAGAAGCGGCCTGATTTTTTCCGATTCCACGGCCTCGGAGGGATCGGCGAGGTACATGCGGAGCAGGCCCGGCCGCTGCACGTGCTTTTTTACTTTGTCAAGTTTCCATAATTTCCGGTAGCGCTCGGGCATCTGCCGCAGCAGCTCATTGGCCTGGCGCAGCTGCGCATCCGGCCACTGCAGCCGGTTTTTACCGGCGTATTCGTCAACGATGAAGAGGCCGCCCGGCTTCAGGCAATTATTGACAATAGCGATAACCTTTTCCATGCGCGAGAAATGGTGCAGGGAGTGCTGGACAAAAACCGCGTCGAAATAGCCGGCCGGCAGAGTAATATTCGAAACGTTCCCGGCCGCAAAGGTAATTTCAGAATGGCGGTTTTCGGCCGCGAGATTGTTGGCGAAGGCAACCAGCTTCGGCGAAAGCTCTATCCCGCGGAATTCCCTGAACCGGCAATACCCGGCCCAGCGCAGTTCGTTGTAGCCGCGGCCGGAGCCCAGGGAAAGGGCAATCAGCGGCTGCCGCGCTTTAAGATATTTTTCCGCGATGTAGTCGTAGTATTCCCTGTTTGAGTTACCGGTGGTGATCAAACTGATGTGCGTCTGGATCCGGTTGATGTTTCCCCATTCCTTGCCGGGGAGGTCGATGCTGCTCCAGGCCGCCCTGGTGCGGGAGCTCTTGCGTAATCGGAACCGGGACAGCAAGTCGCGCAGCGGAAACCGCAGCGCCTCATGATAGAGGTCGATGAGGTCCTGGATATGGATGATGTTCCTGAAATCAATCATGGGCCCCAAAATAAATCCGGCGGAAATACAAGGTTGTTGCGTTTGGCTGGCATTTCCTTAGACGATACTCTGGCGGGGGAATCCCCCCTTTGAGAAATTTCAAATTACTAAATGAGAAATCAACCTCTTTGGATTTTCCATTGGACAATCATTGATTGTCACCGGACGGCCGACCCGAGCCTGAGTCTTGACGATGGCGAGGGGAACGC contains these protein-coding regions:
- the ychF gene encoding redox-regulated ATPase YchF — encoded protein: MGLSAGIAGLPNVGKSTLFNALCSGRAQVENYPFTTIEPNTGIVAVPDDRLSRVTLLCPTQKVVPAFLELVDIAGLVRGASKGEGLGNQFLGHIKNVNAVVHVVRCFEDSNIVHVEGGIDPVRDAGLVETELMLADLGTVERAISRVEKAAKSGDKELKEQLAVFQKAFDSLGAGVPARKMPTNAEESIALAELNLLTAKPVLYVANVDENAALKDNAHAAALRKYAAANGADMVRICGKIEAEIADLPEQERPEFLAGLGLDKSGLALLAQAIYRLLGLETFFTATPKENRAWTIAKGTHAVKAAGIIHSDFEKGFIRAEVFTLEELEHYKSEAALRAAGKVRAEGKDYVIKDGDIVFFRFNV
- a CDS encoding class I SAM-dependent methyltransferase, whose product is MIDFRNIIHIQDLIDLYHEALRFPLRDLLSRFRLRKSSRTRAAWSSIDLPGKEWGNINRIQTHISLITTGNSNREYYDYIAEKYLKARQPLIALSLGSGRGYNELRWAGYCRFREFRGIELSPKLVAFANNLAAENRHSEITFAAGNVSNITLPAGYFDAVFVQHSLHHFSRMEKVIAIVNNCLKPGGLFIVDEYAGKNRLQWPDAQLRQANELLRQMPERYRKLWKLDKVKKHVQRPGLLRMYLADPSEAVESEKIRPLLNKHFETLELKEIGGPVLCPLFHDIGANFTDDDPEAMRIVDRCIQTEMELLRRGGIASDFFMGVFAKRGK
- a CDS encoding lysophospholipid acyltransferase family protein, with product MKHRLIYLYRWIMWNIFSRVFVRGYLMPLFHFSKTKDSDPFPKPPFVVVSNHGTFFDPWIIGYYSRYPFAIMCNDEAFTRGAVSRWYLKSIGAFPKKKGASDFKAIKKTVSLLSDGCPVCIFPEGQTTWDGETQLIYRGIEKIVRRTGASLVLCRVAGNFLTKPWWADSIRKGRITVTYKSLDPGQIKALSDDELFDKMRTFIEHNDIKDPSNTDAIFSGRRLAEGLERFVWTCMHCGAEDTLSASGDTIACGACGSSWTISATCRLTPGKNATQSCADLFDWALLHRQKVIEKIRTAGAGAVLAKSDGVAMLTGDTNASFSPAGNGSLSLIASTLSFYPDDPAGDPLMFDVQKLSNVVIQKKDIVEFIYAGRYYRFVFDHLSIMKWIYYLRYLRGYEKCELQGYIE